One window from the genome of Gavia stellata isolate bGavSte3 chromosome 10, bGavSte3.hap2, whole genome shotgun sequence encodes:
- the PRDX1 gene encoding peroxiredoxin-1 translates to MSSGKAFIGKPAPDFTATAVMPDGQFKDIKLSDYKGKYVVFFFYPLDFTFVCPTEIIAYSDRADEFKKINCEVIGASVDSHFCHLAWINTPKKQGGLGTMKIPLISDTKRAIAKEYGVLKEDEGIAYRGLFIIDDKGILRQITINDLPVGRCVDETLRLVQAFQFTDKHGEVCPAGWKPGSDTIKPDVQKSKEYFSKQK, encoded by the exons ATGTCTTCAGGAAAGGCTTTCATTGGAAAACCAGCCCCTGACTTTACTGCCACGGCTGTAATGCCAGATGGACAATTCAAAGACATCAAACTCTCTGACTATAAAG GAAAATATGTTGTGTTCTTCTTCTACCCTCTGGACTTCACTTTTGTCTGTCCAACTGAAATTATTGCATACAGTGATAGAGCAGACGAATTCAAGAAAATTAACTGTGAAGTAATTGGAGCTTCTGTTGACTCTCACTTTTGTCACCTTGCCTG GATCAATACTCCTAAGAAACAAGGTGGTTTGGGTACTATGAAAATCCCATTGATTTCTGACACAAAACGTGCCATTGCCAAAGAATATGGAGTACTTAAAGAGGATGAAGGTATTGCATACAG gggtCTGTTCATAATTGATGACAAGGGGATCTTGAGGCAGATAACAATCAATGATCTTCCTGTTGGCCGTTGTGTTGATGAAACCCTCAGACTTGTCCAGGCCTTCCAGTTTACAGATAAGCATGGAGAAG TGTGCCCAGCTGGCTGGAAGCCTGGCAGTGACACAATCAAGCCTGATGTTCAGAAAAGTAAAGAGTATTTCTCCAAGCAGAAATAA
- the MMACHC gene encoding cyanocobalamin reductase / alkylcobalamin dealkylase, protein MEGRVAERLRGALGPFGFEVHAFKVGWYNALLQPAFHLPYPDDTLAFVVLSTPSMFDKALKPFVNKERLKIIRDPVDQCVSHHLSRVKEKFLDQKVDVIFDYEILPSRKPKFLAQTAAHVAGAAYYYQRKDVKLDPWGKKKIYGVCIHPKYGGWFAIRGLLLFPDIQVPFLQQSAPVDCVSTEEKRIELLEQFNFHWQDGRYRDIIEVKERYSEEQKAYFATPPAERFRLLGLTREAQRSTFH, encoded by the exons ATGGAGGGGCGCGTGGCGGAGCGGCTCCGCGGCGCCCTGGGCCCTTTCGGCTTCGAGGTGCACGCCTTCAAG GTTGGATGGTACAATGCTCTTCTCCAGCCAGCCTTTCATCTACCCTACCCAGACGACACACTGGCCTTTGTGGTCCTCAGCACACCTTCAATGTTTGACAAAGCCCTTAAACCTTTTGTGAACAAAGAACGGTTAAAAATAATCAGGGATCCTGTGGATCAGTGTGTTTCTCATCATTTATCACGTGTGAAGGAG AAATTCCTTGACCAGAAGGTGGACGTCATCTTTGATTACGAGATTCTGCCAAGCCGAAAGCCCAAGTTCTTGGCGCAGACAGCTGCCCATGTTGCTGGAGCCGCATATTACTACCAAAGGAAGGATGTGAAGCTTGATCCTTGGGGGAAAAAG aagatCTACGGTGTATGTATCCATCCCAAGTATGGCGGTTGGTTTGCTATCCGGGGTCTCCTCCTGTTCCCAGATATTCAGGTACCGTTCCTGCAACAGTCTGCTCCTGTTGACTGTGTGAGCACAGAGGAAAAACGaattgagttgctggagcagTTCAATTTCCACTGGCAGGACGGCCGCTACAGGGACATAATTGAAGTGAAGGAAAGGTATTCGGAGGAGCAAAAAGCCTACTTTGCCACTCCTCCCGCGGAGAGATTCAGACTGCTAGGGCTGACACGAGAAGCCCAGAGAAGCACATTTCACTGA